From Woronichinia naegeliana WA131, the proteins below share one genomic window:
- a CDS encoding DUF389 domain-containing protein has translation MPLKNPFFRRLNYFRRRFAHNLGLTDARKKQIYQEICESVSLSSVSYWLQVLLAAGIATLGLVLNSPAVIIGAMLISPLMGSILASGLALAVGDVILVVRATINLILSCSLAIAFAILLVSLLPFKEMTSEIMARTQPNLLDLMVALFSGAVGSVAICQEQKGVATSLPGVAIAVALMPPLCVVGYGLGLVFSVANSNGLQVAMGGGLLFFTNLVAIVFTAMLVFFFVHLDTKNVKDQIHQWQDRDRESHKAQQILLRLPTAGYFQKIGSLPGRFLLILLTIVVISLPLNQSLGQLRQEIIRKRQENQLRTLITETWQQQLGKLSNGEARAYINQLLIAEQQENLIVQLQVVTSKFYSQTERENFIERLAQVLRRKPESITLKLVQIPTGQLVESQTPQPLALASPNIAELQTQFFQAVKTSLQSISLPSPAQLITTEISISAINPLSIQIIYLSDRDLQEDGKSLLTNQIRNQLNIPQTTVVYHRINPQLGSLELVQEQTEITAPQKVILDQVGKLLQKYPNLILSWQLPLASEKTNETDPLLSNHLESLRRYLAEKWQVKDSQIQEKFDQKNANDLQLRLTL, from the coding sequence TTTCGCCGTCTAAACTATTTTCGCCGCCGTTTTGCTCACAATCTGGGTTTAACGGATGCCCGCAAAAAACAAATTTATCAAGAAATCTGTGAATCCGTCAGTTTAAGTAGTGTTAGTTATTGGCTTCAGGTACTACTAGCGGCGGGGATTGCCACTCTGGGGCTGGTGCTCAATAGTCCGGCTGTTATTATTGGCGCGATGCTCATTTCTCCTTTAATGGGTAGCATTTTAGCCAGTGGCTTGGCCTTGGCCGTGGGAGATGTGATTTTAGTAGTACGAGCCACGATTAACCTGATTTTAAGCTGTAGTTTAGCGATCGCCTTTGCCATTTTATTGGTATCTCTGTTGCCTTTTAAGGAGATGACCAGTGAGATTATGGCCCGAACCCAGCCCAATTTACTAGATTTAATGGTGGCTCTTTTTTCGGGGGCAGTGGGATCGGTCGCTATCTGTCAAGAACAAAAAGGCGTGGCCACTTCTTTACCAGGAGTCGCGATCGCCGTAGCCTTGATGCCGCCCCTCTGTGTGGTGGGTTATGGTCTGGGTCTGGTGTTTAGTGTGGCCAATTCCAACGGTTTACAGGTGGCGATGGGAGGCGGTTTACTCTTTTTTACCAACCTAGTGGCCATTGTTTTTACCGCCATGTTGGTCTTTTTCTTTGTACATCTCGATACAAAAAATGTTAAAGATCAGATTCATCAATGGCAAGACCGCGATCGCGAAAGTCATAAAGCCCAACAAATTTTACTCCGTCTGCCAACGGCGGGTTATTTTCAAAAAATTGGCAGTTTACCTGGTCGTTTTCTGCTCATTTTATTAACCATTGTGGTTATTTCCCTACCTCTGAATCAATCCTTAGGTCAGTTGCGTCAAGAAATTATTCGTAAACGTCAAGAAAATCAATTAAGAACTCTAATTACCGAAACTTGGCAACAGCAATTAGGTAAATTATCCAATGGTGAAGCCCGTGCCTATATTAATCAACTGTTGATAGCCGAACAGCAGGAAAATTTAATTGTACAGTTGCAAGTTGTCACCAGTAAATTCTATAGCCAAACGGAAAGGGAAAATTTTATTGAACGTCTCGCCCAAGTCCTACGACGCAAGCCTGAGAGCATTACCTTAAAATTAGTGCAAATCCCGACGGGACAGTTAGTGGAATCTCAAACTCCCCAACCCTTAGCCCTAGCTTCTCCTAATATTGCTGAATTACAAACCCAATTTTTCCAAGCGGTAAAAACCTCCCTTCAGTCTATCAGCTTACCATCCCCCGCTCAATTAATTACCACGGAAATTAGTATTAGTGCCATCAATCCTCTCTCCATTCAAATTATCTATCTCAGCGATCGCGATCTGCAAGAGGATGGTAAAAGTTTGCTCACCAATCAAATTCGTAATCAACTCAATATTCCTCAGACCACTGTTGTTTATCACCGTATTAATCCGCAGCTTGGTTCTTTAGAATTGGTTCAAGAGCAAACTGAAATAACGGCTCCCCAAAAAGTAATCTTAGATCAGGTGGGAAAACTACTACAAAAATATCCCAATTTAATCCTATCTTGGCAGTTGCCCTTAGCTTCAGAGAAAACTAATGAAACCGATCCCTTACTATCTAATCATTTAGAGAGTTTACGTCGTTATCTTGCTGAAAAATGGCAAGTTAAAGATAGCCAAATTCAGGAAAAATTTGATCAGAAGAATGCCAATGACCTACAACTGAGGTTAACACTATAG
- a CDS encoding transposase: MEKAFRFRFYPTPEQESLLRRTLGCVRLVYNKALHERTQAWYERQERVGYSETSSLLTQWKKEEDLDFLNEVSCVPLQQGLRHLQTAFTNFFAGNAGYPTFKKKRNGGSAEFTKSAFKFRDKEIYLAKCSEPLPIRWSRQIPKGCEPSTVTVSLHPSGRWHISIRFDDPTIKPLPVNENAIGIDLGITSLIADSKGEKITNPKHFKKHRKRLKKAQKNLARKQKGSKNREKARIKVAKIHIEISDARKDFLHKLTNRLVRENQVIAVESLAVKNMVKNYKLALAISDSGWSELIRQLDYKCRWYGRKLVEIDRWFPSSKRCNSCGHIVEKMTLNIREWQCPNCGVNHDRDINASKNILAAGLAVSVCGATVRPEQSKSVKAGAKKQKPKS, encoded by the coding sequence ATGGAAAAGGCTTTTAGATTTCGTTTTTACCCAACCCCTGAACAGGAGTCGCTATTGCGACGAACCTTAGGCTGCGTAAGACTTGTCTATAATAAGGCTCTACATGAAAGAACTCAGGCATGGTATGAGAGGCAGGAAAGAGTCGGGTACTCCGAAACTTCTAGCCTGCTTACTCAATGGAAGAAAGAAGAAGACCTTGACTTCCTCAATGAAGTTAGCTGTGTCCCTTTACAGCAAGGACTTCGACATCTCCAAACTGCCTTTACAAATTTCTTTGCAGGAAATGCGGGATACCCTACTTTCAAGAAAAAGAGGAATGGCGGTAGTGCTGAGTTTACCAAGTCGGCCTTTAAATTCAGAGACAAAGAGATTTACCTCGCCAAATGCTCTGAACCATTACCGATTAGATGGTCTAGGCAGATTCCAAAAGGATGTGAGCCAAGTACCGTTACAGTGAGTCTTCACCCCTCTGGACGCTGGCATATCTCTATCAGATTTGACGATCCAACAATCAAGCCTCTCCCTGTCAACGAGAATGCGATAGGGATAGACTTGGGGATAACAAGCCTGATTGCAGATAGCAAAGGGGAAAAGATTACTAATCCCAAGCATTTCAAAAAGCATCGGAAACGCTTAAAGAAAGCACAAAAGAATCTTGCTCGTAAGCAAAAAGGTTCTAAAAACAGAGAAAAGGCTAGAATCAAGGTAGCTAAAATTCACATTGAAATATCCGATGCTCGAAAAGATTTCTTGCATAAATTGACGAATCGTTTGGTACGCGAAAATCAAGTGATTGCCGTTGAGTCGTTGGCTGTTAAGAATATGGTTAAAAACTACAAACTCGCTCTTGCTATTTCCGATAGTGGGTGGAGTGAACTGATTCGACAACTGGATTACAAGTGTCGTTGGTATGGAAGAAAATTGGTCGAGATTGACCGATGGTTTCCTAGTTCAAAACGATGCAATTCTTGTGGGCATATTGTCGAAAAGATGACTCTTAATATCCGTGAATGGCAGTGTCCCAATTGTGGGGTAAACCATGATCGAGATATTAACGCAAGTAAAAATATTTTGGCCGCAGGGCTTGCGGTGTCAGTCTGCGGAGCGACTGTAAGACCAGAACAGAGTAAATCTGTTAAGGCAGGTGCGAAGAAACAGAAACCCAAATCGTGA